One genomic window of Paeniglutamicibacter sp. Y32M11 includes the following:
- a CDS encoding adenylate/guanylate cyclase domain-containing protein: MSEGSTTSGTQPAAPTAARDAARAQQQRLPTDPFEAPGSEAETPNPGHGESTPEPDAGHETELEPALADPIADLAEAMRRPEQVDRTTPGSARDGVHDLERRLLGAERTMRRREMAAGAGVSLLSARKIWRALGFPNLGDEEVFFTTVDQDALKSILNMVREGTLTEETAISLTRSVGQMTDRMVVWQVEALVEDMVQNQKMSDPEARRNLVNLLPDIINPLEELLVYSWRRQLNAAVHRLVVRAETGLAASAEGRDGSEDDAPLPLARAVGFADLVSYTSLSRRMNERTLAQLVQRFESKCAEIISIGGGRLVKTIGDEVLFVAETPQAGAQISLAMSKEFAADELLPNTRVALVWGRVLSRLGDIYGPTVNLAARLTSLAEPGTVLTDELTASTLAGDDRFVLEPQEVTAVRGFGDVTPVRLAPGTGSGLVLD; the protein is encoded by the coding sequence ATGAGTGAGGGGTCGACGACGTCGGGGACTCAACCCGCAGCGCCCACCGCCGCCCGCGACGCGGCCCGTGCCCAGCAACAGCGCCTCCCCACCGATCCCTTTGAGGCACCGGGTTCCGAAGCTGAAACACCCAACCCCGGACACGGTGAGTCCACGCCGGAGCCCGATGCCGGCCACGAGACCGAACTTGAGCCGGCGCTCGCCGACCCCATCGCAGATCTGGCCGAGGCCATGAGGCGCCCCGAACAGGTTGACCGCACCACCCCCGGTTCCGCCCGTGACGGGGTTCACGATCTGGAACGACGGCTGCTGGGCGCGGAGCGCACCATGCGCCGACGCGAAATGGCTGCCGGGGCGGGCGTCTCGTTGCTCTCCGCGCGTAAGATCTGGCGTGCCCTGGGCTTCCCCAACCTGGGCGATGAAGAGGTCTTCTTCACCACCGTTGACCAGGACGCCCTGAAGTCCATCCTGAACATGGTCCGCGAGGGCACCCTGACCGAGGAAACAGCGATTTCGCTGACCCGATCGGTGGGCCAGATGACCGACCGCATGGTGGTCTGGCAGGTCGAAGCCCTGGTTGAAGACATGGTGCAGAACCAGAAGATGAGCGACCCCGAGGCCCGCCGCAATCTGGTGAATCTTCTGCCGGACATCATTAACCCGCTCGAAGAACTGTTGGTCTACTCGTGGCGCCGGCAACTCAACGCGGCAGTCCACCGGCTGGTGGTTCGCGCGGAAACCGGCCTTGCAGCATCCGCCGAGGGCCGCGATGGCTCCGAAGACGATGCACCGCTGCCGTTGGCCCGCGCGGTGGGCTTCGCCGATTTGGTCTCCTACACCTCACTCTCGCGCCGGATGAACGAACGCACACTGGCTCAGCTGGTGCAGCGCTTTGAATCCAAGTGCGCGGAAATCATCTCCATCGGTGGTGGCCGACTGGTCAAAACCATCGGTGATGAGGTCCTTTTTGTGGCCGAGACGCCACAGGCCGGCGCCCAGATCTCGCTGGCCATGTCCAAGGAGTTTGCCGCAGATGAGCTGTTGCCCAACACTCGCGTCGCGCTGGTCTGGGGCCGGGTGCTCTCCCGGTTGGGTGATATTTATGGTCCGACGGTGAACCTGGCCGCTCGACTGACCTCACTGGCCGAACCCGGCACGGTGCTCACCGATGAGCTCACCGCCTCCACACTGGCCGGGGACGATCGGTTTGTGCTTGAACCCCAGGAAGTCACTGCGGTGCGCGGCTTTGGCGATGTCACCCCGGTGCGGTTGGCACCGGGTACCGGCTCGGGGCTGGTGCTGGACTAA
- a CDS encoding DUF885 domain-containing protein, translating into MTNTTPARTPSAIDAVANAYFATLLELVPEFATELGLPGREAEYSDYSPEGIEAQTQAAREALAALASLEPVDAVDEITLDAMKERLGLDLEIAATQRTELNNIASTAQSLRAIFDLMPQETATDYGFIAERMHNLPAAMAGYIAALRDSAAKGQYSAARQVKIVITQARDYAKSGGFFETLATSGAAVAPELTERLASGAEACNAAYRLLASVLEDELLPASPTKDAVGREYYALMSRRFLGAAVDLEETYAWGVEELDSIIKEQQRVAEQISSGASIEEAKIILNQDPARQLAGTDALQRWMQQKSDEALAALAGTHFDIPAPMDKIQCMIAPTQEGGIYYTGPSEDFSRPGRMWWSVPEGEDQFTTWAELTTVYHEGVPGHHLQVATAVMARNTLNDWRRNACWVSGHGEGWALYAERLMRDLGFLSDPGDYLGMLDAQRMRAARVVFDIGVHLELEIPAAWGSGTWDSESGFDFLAKNLDISAGQLEFEFTRYLGWPGQAPAYKVGQRLWEQIRDERAASAGSEFDLKAFHTQALGVGSVGLDTLKRALLG; encoded by the coding sequence ATGACCAACACCACACCCGCTCGCACCCCAAGCGCCATCGACGCCGTCGCCAATGCCTACTTCGCCACGTTGCTTGAGCTCGTCCCCGAATTTGCCACCGAGTTAGGCCTGCCGGGTCGTGAGGCCGAATACTCCGACTATTCTCCCGAGGGCATCGAGGCTCAAACTCAGGCTGCCCGCGAAGCACTGGCCGCCCTGGCATCGTTGGAGCCGGTTGACGCGGTGGACGAAATTACCCTCGACGCCATGAAGGAGCGTCTGGGTTTGGACCTTGAGATCGCCGCGACGCAGCGAACCGAGCTGAACAACATCGCCTCCACCGCCCAGTCGCTGCGCGCCATCTTCGATTTGATGCCTCAGGAAACCGCCACCGACTACGGTTTCATCGCCGAGCGGATGCACAACCTGCCCGCCGCCATGGCCGGTTATATCGCCGCGCTGCGCGATTCGGCAGCCAAGGGTCAGTACTCGGCCGCCCGCCAGGTGAAGATCGTGATCACCCAAGCACGTGACTACGCCAAATCCGGCGGGTTCTTTGAAACGCTGGCCACCTCGGGTGCCGCGGTGGCCCCCGAGCTCACCGAGCGCTTAGCCTCCGGCGCGGAAGCCTGCAACGCCGCCTACCGACTGTTGGCCTCGGTATTGGAAGATGAGCTGCTCCCCGCCTCCCCCACCAAGGATGCCGTGGGACGCGAATACTACGCACTGATGTCCCGTCGCTTCCTGGGTGCAGCCGTCGATCTGGAGGAGACCTACGCGTGGGGCGTGGAAGAACTTGACTCCATCATCAAGGAGCAGCAACGCGTCGCCGAACAAATTTCATCCGGCGCCAGCATCGAAGAAGCCAAAATCATCCTGAACCAGGATCCCGCCCGCCAGCTGGCAGGCACCGATGCACTGCAGCGCTGGATGCAACAGAAGTCCGATGAGGCACTGGCCGCACTGGCCGGCACGCACTTCGACATCCCGGCTCCCATGGACAAGATCCAGTGCATGATCGCCCCGACTCAGGAGGGCGGCATTTACTACACCGGCCCGTCGGAGGACTTTAGCCGTCCCGGACGCATGTGGTGGTCGGTTCCCGAGGGCGAGGATCAGTTCACCACCTGGGCCGAGCTCACCACCGTTTATCACGAGGGTGTTCCGGGCCATCACCTGCAGGTAGCCACCGCCGTCATGGCCCGCAATACGCTTAATGACTGGCGCCGGAACGCCTGCTGGGTTTCGGGTCACGGCGAAGGCTGGGCACTGTATGCCGAACGCCTGATGCGGGATTTGGGCTTCCTCTCAGACCCGGGTGACTACCTGGGCATGCTTGATGCCCAGCGCATGCGTGCCGCGCGGGTGGTCTTCGACATCGGCGTTCACCTCGAATTGGAAATCCCCGCAGCTTGGGGTTCAGGGACCTGGGATAGCGAAAGCGGCTTCGACTTCCTGGCGAAAAATCTGGACATCTCCGCCGGGCAGTTGGAGTTTGAATTCACGCGCTACCTGGGTTGGCCGGGTCAGGCCCCCGCCTACAAGGTTGGGCAGCGACTCTGGGAGCAGATCCGCGATGAACGTGCTGCGAGCGCGGGTTCCGAGTTTGATCTCAAGGCGTTCCACACCCAGGCGCTGGGCGTCGGTTCGGTGGGACTTGACACCCTGAAGCGGGCATTGCTGGGCTAA
- a CDS encoding acyl-CoA carboxylase subunit beta — protein sequence MTQSRIADTTDSIDLSTTAGKIAEFRRREAAAQAPSGTEAIEKQHARGKHTARERIDMLLDEGSFIEFDALAVHRSTAFGMEKKRPLGDGLVSGYGTVDSRPVAVYAQDFTVYGGSLSQVNGEKIVKVQEFALRNGCPVVGILDGGGARIQEGVASLAMFADIFRNNVHASGVVPQISLIMGPSAGGAAYSPALTDYVIMVDKTSHMFITGPDVIKTVTGEDVDMETLGGARQHNANTGTATYLATDESDAIEFCKELLEFLPSNNISDAPRVEFDEELELTAEDLELDTLIPDSANQPYDMRKVIEHIVDDGIFLEMQSLYAPNVMIGYARVEGSTIGIVANQPMQFAGTLDINASEKAARFVRNCDAFNIPILTLVDVPGFLPGKDQEFAGIIRRGAKLLYAYAEATVPKLTVITRKAYGGAYIVMGSKKLGADINLAWPTAQIGVMGAQGAVNILYRRDLAAVAAEGGDVEARRTAIIEGYEAELLNPYQAAELGYVDAVIAPAETRRQIVLGLRATKDKHAALPAKKHGNMPL from the coding sequence ATGACCCAGAGCCGCATCGCCGACACCACGGATTCGATCGACCTGTCGACCACGGCCGGCAAGATCGCCGAGTTCCGTCGCCGCGAGGCGGCCGCCCAGGCACCCTCGGGCACCGAGGCCATCGAGAAGCAGCACGCTCGGGGCAAGCACACGGCCCGCGAACGCATCGATATGCTCCTTGACGAGGGCTCCTTCATCGAATTTGATGCCCTGGCCGTGCACCGCAGCACCGCCTTCGGGATGGAGAAAAAGCGCCCCCTGGGTGATGGCCTGGTCTCGGGCTACGGCACCGTCGATTCACGCCCCGTCGCCGTCTACGCCCAGGATTTCACCGTGTACGGCGGCTCGCTCTCCCAAGTCAACGGCGAGAAGATCGTGAAAGTCCAGGAATTTGCGCTGCGCAACGGCTGCCCCGTCGTCGGCATCCTCGATGGAGGCGGCGCCCGCATTCAGGAGGGCGTCGCCTCGCTGGCGATGTTCGCCGATATTTTCCGCAACAACGTTCATGCCTCGGGAGTGGTCCCACAGATCTCGCTGATCATGGGCCCGAGCGCCGGCGGCGCCGCCTACTCCCCCGCCCTGACCGACTACGTGATCATGGTGGATAAGACCAGCCACATGTTCATCACCGGCCCCGACGTGATCAAGACCGTCACCGGCGAAGACGTGGACATGGAAACCCTCGGCGGTGCCCGCCAGCACAACGCCAACACCGGTACCGCCACCTACCTGGCCACCGATGAATCCGACGCGATCGAATTCTGCAAGGAACTGCTGGAGTTTTTGCCCTCCAACAACATCTCCGACGCCCCGCGCGTGGAGTTCGACGAAGAGCTGGAGCTGACGGCCGAGGACCTGGAGCTCGATACGCTCATTCCGGATTCGGCCAACCAGCCCTATGACATGCGCAAGGTCATTGAGCACATCGTTGATGACGGCATCTTCCTAGAAATGCAGTCGCTCTACGCGCCGAATGTGATGATTGGCTACGCCCGCGTTGAGGGCTCCACCATCGGCATCGTCGCCAACCAGCCGATGCAGTTTGCCGGCACGCTAGATATCAATGCCAGCGAAAAGGCAGCACGCTTTGTTCGCAATTGCGACGCCTTCAACATTCCGATCCTCACCCTGGTGGATGTCCCGGGCTTCCTGCCGGGCAAGGACCAGGAATTTGCTGGCATCATCCGCCGCGGCGCCAAGCTGTTGTACGCCTACGCCGAGGCCACCGTGCCGAAGCTGACGGTCATCACCCGCAAGGCCTACGGCGGAGCCTACATCGTGATGGGCTCCAAGAAGCTGGGCGCCGACATCAACCTGGCCTGGCCCACCGCGCAGATCGGCGTCATGGGAGCCCAGGGCGCGGTCAACATTCTTTACCGCCGCGACCTTGCCGCAGTTGCGGCCGAGGGTGGCGACGTGGAGGCACGACGCACGGCCATCATCGAAGGCTACGAGGCCGAACTGCTTAATCCGTACCAGGCAGCCGAGCTGGGCTACGTTGACGCGGTCATCGCCCCGGCAGAAACTCGTCGGCAGATTGTGCTGGGCCTGCGGGCCACCAAGGATAAGCACGCCGCCTTGCCAGCCAAGAAGCACGGGAACATGCCGCTGTGA
- a CDS encoding acyl-CoA carboxylase epsilon subunit, with amino-acid sequence MSTPVTSTAATEAPVGISITAGQPTAEEIAVLTAVFSALAGHGAINTAPAETETRGGRIRRRRELSGHSLPWKVGRS; translated from the coding sequence GTGAGTACTCCTGTGACGTCCACGGCCGCTACCGAGGCACCGGTGGGCATTTCGATTACCGCCGGCCAGCCGACCGCCGAGGAGATCGCCGTGCTCACTGCGGTTTTTTCCGCCCTGGCCGGACATGGCGCCATTAACACCGCCCCGGCCGAAACCGAAACACGCGGTGGACGCATCCGCCGACGCCGCGAACTTTCCGGCCATTCGTTGCCTTGGAAGGTCGGACGGAGCTAA
- a CDS encoding LuxR C-terminal-related transcriptional regulator, with protein MKRDTLSRPRLDALLDDAVTSSIVIVRGARGSGKRVAVRDWLSRRDPDATLWSWIECDTVEPSILDSLEPLYTASSDPDSHLVVLSGFSSVHEQQLSAQIQELLRKNPNRRVVLVSCEYLQLERQRTMLPISISVVPPHQFCFTEEETASYLAGTALEHLAPRLSKELAGTPQLLRMAKLRAETMRAPASAPGRSTSAKQASPLQGASATVRELSGEETEFLAAVHGAVDRDLKRQLEQEVFAPGQLEFLSLLAVPTTVPLALLPTLVQRRDGDPATWLADLEARGMIYRSSRNPEEEYCLHPVLRRVLLGSYLAKDAPRLRELHEICARFEMLHGSAFRALRHALTAPNHQLASDVLRMHADEYVDGELGTRGAALLDDLPRTVLARYPLLAICLAVAYSATGKFKLKTVELLALAAAGARTVARKAPPPDRLVLIMVESAAMRLSGVGDASVRCARNGIALYLEMTPGQRDAIGPFEGALLIQLALGLYSGGIDEEAAVAAELGVAADVRQNRAGNDHFAATVQAFFHALNGDIHRATEMLAEAAPEHWASTSANPYFASPFRAASFLCALESQRFEDAAQWLELLRIDQHNNEFWPVIRWAETMLAVVNGEPTDSLVRMQGYLAREREQPVAQKSGKQLLAAASSLLSLAVGDPTNALKATTKSTGASARLLLQGRVRLAQGDAAEVLRLCTAVGMPMQPRARFDQAVLVLAASLQQNNRFAIGGAMRMVVALSKEYGLGSALNLLPAPDLERILSEARTMQVELIIDPNTVANIPGGLGRTQLTARELAVLAELVESGSTAAIAERQFVSVNTVKSQLRSIYRKLGVSDRTAALDAARVQGLVPSKDIEGLD; from the coding sequence ATGAAGCGGGACACTCTGTCCCGGCCGCGGCTTGATGCCTTGCTTGATGATGCCGTCACCTCCTCCATCGTGATCGTTCGAGGCGCCCGCGGATCTGGCAAACGTGTTGCGGTGCGCGACTGGTTATCCCGCCGCGATCCGGACGCCACACTGTGGAGCTGGATTGAATGCGACACCGTGGAGCCTTCGATCCTAGACTCCCTCGAGCCTCTGTACACGGCCTCATCGGATCCCGATTCACACCTGGTGGTGCTCTCGGGGTTTAGCTCCGTACATGAACAGCAGCTTTCGGCCCAGATTCAGGAATTGCTCCGGAAGAATCCGAATCGTCGTGTGGTCCTGGTGAGCTGTGAATATCTTCAACTGGAACGTCAGCGGACGATGCTTCCGATCAGCATTTCCGTCGTTCCACCGCATCAGTTCTGCTTCACCGAGGAAGAAACCGCCAGTTATCTTGCCGGCACGGCCTTGGAGCACTTGGCGCCGCGGCTTTCCAAGGAACTCGCTGGTACCCCGCAGTTGCTGCGCATGGCCAAACTTCGAGCAGAAACCATGCGTGCGCCGGCATCGGCGCCCGGAAGATCCACATCGGCTAAACAAGCTTCCCCCTTACAAGGGGCTTCGGCGACTGTGCGGGAGCTGAGCGGCGAGGAGACAGAATTCTTAGCTGCAGTACATGGGGCGGTTGACCGTGATCTGAAAAGGCAGCTGGAGCAGGAGGTTTTTGCCCCCGGGCAGCTCGAATTCCTGAGTCTGCTCGCGGTGCCCACCACGGTGCCACTGGCGTTGCTGCCCACGCTGGTGCAGCGGCGCGACGGGGATCCAGCGACGTGGCTGGCGGATTTAGAAGCCCGTGGCATGATCTACCGCTCGTCGCGCAACCCGGAGGAGGAATACTGCCTGCACCCGGTGCTGCGCCGTGTCCTGCTCGGTTCCTATCTGGCCAAAGATGCGCCTCGATTGCGCGAGCTACATGAGATATGTGCGCGGTTCGAAATGCTGCACGGATCAGCATTCCGGGCCCTGCGCCATGCCTTGACAGCACCGAATCACCAGCTGGCCTCCGATGTGTTGCGCATGCATGCGGATGAATATGTTGATGGGGAGCTTGGTACCCGTGGCGCGGCGCTCCTTGATGACTTGCCACGCACCGTGTTGGCCCGTTACCCCTTGCTGGCCATCTGCCTGGCTGTCGCCTACAGCGCCACGGGCAAGTTCAAACTCAAGACGGTGGAATTGTTGGCGCTGGCCGCTGCCGGGGCGCGTACGGTGGCCCGCAAGGCACCACCGCCTGACCGGCTAGTGCTGATCATGGTCGAATCCGCTGCCATGCGCCTGAGCGGCGTGGGTGATGCCTCGGTGCGCTGTGCACGCAATGGCATTGCTCTGTATCTGGAGATGACACCGGGTCAACGCGATGCCATCGGCCCCTTTGAGGGTGCTCTCTTGATTCAACTGGCGCTGGGGCTGTATTCCGGTGGTATTGACGAGGAAGCTGCCGTCGCCGCCGAATTGGGAGTTGCCGCCGATGTGCGCCAAAACCGCGCGGGTAATGATCATTTCGCCGCCACGGTTCAGGCGTTTTTTCATGCCCTGAACGGGGATATTCATCGGGCCACGGAGATGTTAGCCGAGGCGGCGCCCGAGCATTGGGCTAGCACGTCGGCGAACCCGTACTTCGCTAGTCCGTTTAGGGCAGCCTCCTTCCTGTGCGCCCTGGAGTCGCAGCGTTTCGAGGATGCCGCCCAGTGGCTGGAGTTATTGCGCATCGATCAGCACAACAATGAATTCTGGCCCGTCATTCGCTGGGCCGAGACCATGCTGGCCGTGGTCAACGGCGAACCCACCGACTCGCTGGTGCGCATGCAGGGTTATTTGGCTCGTGAGCGCGAGCAACCGGTGGCGCAGAAGTCCGGGAAGCAATTGCTCGCCGCTGCCTCGAGCCTGTTAAGTTTGGCGGTGGGTGACCCCACCAACGCCTTAAAGGCCACGACAAAATCGACGGGGGCCTCGGCCCGGCTGCTCCTGCAAGGTAGGGTTCGCCTGGCTCAGGGTGATGCCGCCGAGGTCCTGCGGTTATGCACCGCCGTGGGGATGCCCATGCAGCCGCGGGCACGCTTTGATCAAGCAGTTCTGGTTCTGGCGGCGAGTCTGCAGCAAAACAACCGTTTTGCCATTGGTGGGGCCATGCGCATGGTCGTCGCCCTGAGCAAGGAATATGGCTTGGGTAGTGCACTGAACCTCTTGCCCGCCCCGGACCTAGAGCGAATTCTTTCCGAGGCCAGAACGATGCAAGTCGAGCTGATCATTGATCCCAATACTGTTGCTAATATTCCCGGTGGGTTAGGTAGAACGCAGTTAACCGCGCGGGAGCTTGCGGTCCTGGCTGAGCTGGTGGAGAGCGGGAGTACTGCTGCGATCGCGGAGCGCCAGTTTGTGTCGGTCAATACGGTCAAGAGTCAGCTGCGCAGCATCTATCGCAAGCTCGGAGTCTCGGATCGGACGGCGGCGCTAGACGCGGCGCGGGTGCAGGGCCTGGTGCCCAGCAAAGACATCGAAGGGCTGGATTAG
- a CDS encoding biotin--[acetyl-CoA-carboxylase] ligase has product MDIEENAEDPSLTAVNKEPSSAEVTAPTDAAPLQRAALEPARLRQMMAETRMGELWISEQTGSTNDDLAARIKAALPANLSVETTEHQRAGHGRLGRGWESPARSSLASSIVFRTAPSFEQKGLPWLSMLCAVAMVHTLREDAGLDAGLKWPNDVVAEGKKVCGVLAQLVMTEQGPVVVVGAGLNVSTTAAELPVPTAASLATLGAKTLDRTLLLGGYLRRVAHLYRSFERVSGNANVAVRYGTSAPGGYPERQLTLRELVSEVMVSLGQQVDAFLPDGTVLRGRAVELDADGSLLLRTMDNAEHHVLAGDIQHLRRSDGSYA; this is encoded by the coding sequence ATGGACATCGAAGAAAACGCCGAGGACCCCTCGCTCACCGCCGTGAACAAGGAGCCCTCGAGCGCCGAAGTGACCGCGCCCACCGATGCTGCCCCCCTGCAGCGAGCGGCGCTGGAACCGGCGCGGCTGCGCCAGATGATGGCGGAAACTCGGATGGGGGAGCTGTGGATCAGCGAGCAGACCGGGTCGACCAACGATGACCTGGCCGCACGCATCAAGGCCGCACTACCGGCGAACTTGAGTGTTGAAACCACCGAACATCAGCGCGCCGGACATGGTCGGCTGGGGCGCGGTTGGGAGAGCCCGGCGCGCAGTTCGCTGGCCAGCAGCATCGTTTTCCGCACCGCACCGAGCTTCGAGCAGAAGGGACTGCCCTGGCTCTCGATGCTGTGCGCCGTGGCCATGGTGCATACGCTGCGCGAAGATGCGGGGTTGGACGCCGGGCTGAAATGGCCCAACGATGTGGTGGCCGAGGGCAAGAAGGTCTGTGGTGTGCTCGCCCAGCTGGTGATGACCGAACAGGGGCCGGTGGTGGTGGTCGGTGCGGGACTTAATGTGAGCACCACCGCGGCGGAGCTGCCGGTTCCCACCGCCGCCAGCCTGGCCACGTTGGGGGCGAAGACCCTTGACCGGACGCTGCTGTTGGGCGGTTACCTGCGCCGCGTGGCCCACCTGTACCGAAGTTTTGAACGGGTCAGCGGCAATGCCAACGTTGCGGTTCGGTATGGCACGAGCGCGCCCGGCGGCTACCCGGAACGGCAACTGACCCTGCGCGAACTGGTCAGTGAGGTGATGGTGAGCCTCGGGCAACAGGTCGACGCCTTCCTGCCCGACGGTACGGTGCTGCGCGGCCGAGCGGTTGAGCTGGATGCCGATGGATCACTGCTGCTGCGCACCATGGACAACGCGGAACACCACGTGTTGGCCGGAGACATTCAGCACCTGCGCCGCAGCGACGGGTCCTACGCGTAG
- a CDS encoding NAD(P)-dependent oxidoreductase produces the protein MSESNRAVITANAKPLKGKTILMSGGSRGIGLAIALRAAAEGANVAIMAKTATAQANLAGTVFSAAAEITAAGGQSLAIVGDVRNDQDVISAVAQTVEHFGGIDVVVNNASAIDLSRTDDVSMKRYDLMMDINVRGTFLLSKTALPHLRASNNGHILTLSPPLNLDPQWAGKHLAYTMAKYGMSMTTLGLAEELRDTGIGVNSLWPATLIDTAAIRNMPGGDRMVKAARSATIVADAAQLILTSDARRCSGNFFTDEQVLAQAGVKDLSGYSMGAPEAALIPDIFL, from the coding sequence ATGAGTGAATCCAACCGCGCCGTCATTACCGCCAATGCCAAGCCCCTGAAGGGCAAAACCATCCTCATGAGCGGAGGTAGCCGCGGGATCGGCTTGGCCATCGCCTTGCGGGCCGCGGCCGAAGGCGCCAACGTGGCCATCATGGCCAAGACCGCCACCGCGCAGGCGAACCTTGCCGGGACCGTATTCAGCGCCGCCGCGGAGATCACCGCCGCCGGTGGGCAGTCACTGGCCATCGTGGGGGACGTGCGCAACGATCAGGATGTCATTTCCGCCGTCGCCCAAACCGTCGAGCACTTTGGCGGGATCGACGTGGTGGTCAACAACGCCTCGGCCATCGACCTCTCCAGAACCGATGACGTATCGATGAAGCGCTACGACCTGATGATGGACATCAATGTCCGCGGTACCTTCCTGCTCTCCAAAACCGCCCTGCCGCACCTGCGGGCCAGTAACAACGGACATATCCTCACGCTCTCGCCGCCGCTGAATCTTGATCCGCAGTGGGCCGGCAAGCACCTGGCCTACACCATGGCGAAGTACGGGATGTCGATGACTACCCTGGGGCTGGCCGAAGAATTACGCGACACCGGTATCGGTGTGAACTCGCTGTGGCCGGCCACGCTGATTGATACCGCCGCGATCCGCAACATGCCAGGTGGTGACCGGATGGTCAAGGCCGCGCGTTCGGCCACCATCGTTGCCGATGCCGCGCAGCTGATTCTCACGTCCGACGCGCGGCGCTGCAGCGGGAACTTCTTTACCGATGAGCAGGTATTGGCCCAGGCCGGGGTGAAGGACCTCTCCGGGTACAGCATGGGCGCACCGGAAGCGGCCCTGATCCCTGACATCTTCCTCTAA